The Puniceicoccales bacterium genome contains the following window.
CTATAGAGTGGCCAATGACCAGAATCGACAGCCTTCCTTTGCTGCTCCAATGCCTTTGTCATATCAAGTCCATGGGCAATGCAATGGCAATAGGCTATCACCAGCGATGGCCCATGGTAGGATTCAGCTTCAACGAAGGCTTTAACCGTATGGCCATCATTGGCTCCAAAGGCTACCTGAGCCACATATATATTTCCGTAGCTCATGGATAGCATTCCTAAATCCTTTTTGGCGGAAGCTTTGCCATTGGCTGCAAATTTTGCCACGGCTCCCGTCGGCGTGGCTTTGGATTGTTGACCACCGGTATTCGAATATACTTCGGTATCCAGTACCAAAACATTGACATTTTTTCCACTGGCCAACACATGGTCAAGTCCACCATAGCCTATGTCATAGGCCCAACCATCGCCACCGACAATCCAAACGGATTTATTTATCAAATTATCGGCCAAATCAAACAGCAGCTTTGATTCCAAATCATTTTCAGAAATTAACCTGCGCTTCAGCTCCTGTACTCTGGATCGCTGAGCTTCCAGCTCCGAATGCTTTGATTGAGGAGAATTGATCAATGCACTCACAAAATCATCACCTAGCTCCTTGGATTTTTTCGTCAATAAATCCTTGGCCATGGCTTGCTTTTTATCCATGGCTACCCGAATACCGAAACCAAATTCAGCATTATCTTCAAATAAAGAATTCGCCCAGGCTGGTCCATGGCCATGCTCATTCACTGCATAGGGAGTGGTAGGTAAATTTCCGCCATAGATGGATGAGCAACCGGTGGCATTGGCTATGACTGCTCGATCTCCGAACAGCTGAGTCAACAGCTTTATATAGGGCGTTTCTCCACAGCCAGCACAGGCTCCGGAGAACTCGAACAATGGCCGTCGAAATTGGGTAGATTTGACATCATAGGTTAGCATATCGCTATCATCGTAAGAAAATTTTTCAAAAAATTCATAGTTTGCCTGCTCCACCGTCCATAGATTTTCCACGGGCCGCATGACCAAAGCTTTAGCTTCGGTGGCCTTAGCTTTGGCTGGGCATACCTCGGCACATAGTCCGCAACCGGTACAATCTGCCGGCGAAATCTGAACGGTGAATCTATGATTCATCACATCTCTGGATCGAAAATCCGCAGATCGAAATCCAATGGGTTTATCATCAAGAAGAGTTTTTGCATAGTGTTTGGACCTAATGGCTGCATGCGGGCAAACAAAGGAACATTTGTTACACTGAATACAAATATCCGGATTCCATTCAGGAATTTCCTGGGCAATGCTACGCTTTTCCCATTTGGCCGTACCGGCTGGCCAGGTACCATCCACAGGAAATGCGCTGACAGGCAAATCATCTCCTTGCATAGCTATCATCTTTGCTATTACGTCGTTAACAAAGGCCGGAGCGTTTCTATTCATGGTATTGGTCATTGGTTTGCCATTGAATATGTCGCATACTTTGATCTCAAAGAGGTGATCCAATGTGGCATCGACTGCATCGAAGTTTTTTTGAATAACCTGATCTCCTTTTTTTGCATAGGTTTTTTTTATGGATTGCTTTATCTTATCCACGGCTTCATTCCTTGGCAGGATTCCAGAAATGGCAAAAAAGCAGGTCTGCATTATGGTGTTTATCCTTCCTCCCATGCCAGATCTACGGGCCACATCATAGGCATCTATGGCATAAAGTTTTATTTTTTTATTAAAAATGTATTCCTGAGCTTCTCTGGGCAATGAAGTCCAAACATGCTCGCTGCTAAATGGACTATTTAGCAATAGTATGCCACCGTAGCGCAAATATTTTAGTATATTGTACTTCTCAATGAAGGAAAATTGATGGCAGGCCACAAAATCGGCACTGGTTATCAGATAGGGAGCCTCCACCAGCCGATGGCCAAAACGCAGATGAGATACGGTCATGGCTCCGGATTTTTTTGAATCATAGACAAAATATGCCTGGACAAAACGATCGGTTTCGGTGCCTATGATTTTGATGGTGTTTTTATTGGCACCCACTGTACCATCCGAACCTAGGCCAAAAAATACCGCTTCAAATGTCCCTTCGCTTGGCAATTGGAAAGCCTTGTCATAGGCTAAAGATTTTTTCGTCACATCGTCATCTAAACCAATCGAAAAATGATTTCGTGGCGATGGTCGATCCAATTCATCGAAAATAGCCCGTACCATGGCCGGCGAAAATTCTTTTGAACCCAATCCATAGCGACCACCAATCACCTTGGGATTGAATGATTCAGGAAGCATGCCGTCATTTTTTGCTTCGGCCATTGCCGAAAGTACATCTAAATATAATGGCTCGCCGATGGCTCCGGGCTCTTTGGTTCTATCCAATACTGCCATCGCCTTGACACTCAGCGGCAAATTTTTTACAAAGGACTTAATGGCAAATGGCCTGAACAGCCTAATTTTTAACAGTCCCACATGGCCGCCGTTGCCGTTGAGAAAATCTACCACATTCCTAACCACTTCCGTAGAAGAACC
Protein-coding sequences here:
- the nifJ gene encoding pyruvate:ferredoxin (flavodoxin) oxidoreductase, whose amino-acid sequence is MIDKNFVISDANEAVASVAYRLNELIAIYPITPSSPMAEFSDEWSMAGRENIFGQVPELVQLESEAGVAGSLHGALQCGVLSTTFTASQGLLLMIPNMYKIAGELIPFCMHVTARSLATHALSIFCDHSDVMACRQTGFALLASGSVQEAQDLACIAQASTLESRVPFLHFFDGFRTSHEINMYKPLTDDDLKKMVNTDLLTGHRIRSLAPENPFLRGTAQNPDVFFQGREAANRFYDAAPGIVEKYMNKFHALTGRKYELFQYYGDGNPDRLIICIGSSTEVVRNVVDFLNGNGGHVGLLKIRLFRPFAIKSFVKNLPLSVKAMAVLDRTKEPGAIGEPLYLDVLSAMAEAKNDGMLPESFNPKVIGGRYGLGSKEFSPAMVRAIFDELDRPSPRNHFSIGLDDDVTKKSLAYDKAFQLPSEGTFEAVFFGLGSDGTVGANKNTIKIIGTETDRFVQAYFVYDSKKSGAMTVSHLRFGHRLVEAPYLITSADFVACHQFSFIEKYNILKYLRYGGILLLNSPFSSEHVWTSLPREAQEYIFNKKIKLYAIDAYDVARRSGMGGRINTIMQTCFFAISGILPRNEAVDKIKQSIKKTYAKKGDQVIQKNFDAVDATLDHLFEIKVCDIFNGKPMTNTMNRNAPAFVNDVIAKMIAMQGDDLPVSAFPVDGTWPAGTAKWEKRSIAQEIPEWNPDICIQCNKCSFVCPHAAIRSKHYAKTLLDDKPIGFRSADFRSRDVMNHRFTVQISPADCTGCGLCAEVCPAKAKATEAKALVMRPVENLWTVEQANYEFFEKFSYDDSDMLTYDVKSTQFRRPLFEFSGACAGCGETPYIKLLTQLFGDRAVIANATGCSSIYGGNLPTTPYAVNEHGHGPAWANSLFEDNAEFGFGIRVAMDKKQAMAKDLLTKKSKELGDDFVSALINSPQSKHSELEAQRSRVQELKRRLISENDLESKLLFDLADNLINKSVWIVGGDGWAYDIGYGGLDHVLASGKNVNVLVLDTEVYSNTGGQQSKATPTGAVAKFAANGKASAKKDLGMLSMSYGNIYVAQVAFGANDGHTVKAFVEAESYHGPSLVIAYCHCIAHGLDMTKALEQQRKAVDSGHWPLYRFDPRRVDEGQPAFGLDSKFPKISLAEYMQSETRFNLLSRSNKERSDALIKLSEHRITEKYKFFEMLASLGQ